One stretch of Papaver somniferum cultivar HN1 unplaced genomic scaffold, ASM357369v1 unplaced-scaffold_154, whole genome shotgun sequence DNA includes these proteins:
- the LOC113336761 gene encoding signal peptidase complex subunit 3B-like: MHSFGYRANALLTFSVTILAIMCTMGSLSDNFNNPTPTSEVQVLNINWFQKQPNGNDEVSLTLNVSANLQSMFTWNTKQVFVFLAAEYETPKNNLNQVSLWDGIIPSKEHAKFWIHTTNKYRFTDQGSNLRGKEFNLTLHWHVMPKTGKMFEDKIVMTGYRLPQEYR, from the exons ATGCATTCTTTTGGGTACAGAGCGAATGCATTACTAACATTTTCAGTAACAATATTAGCTATTATGTGTACTATGGGTTCTCTCTCTGATAATTTCAATAATCCAACACCCACATCTGAAGTCCAA gtgttgAATATTAATTGGTTTCAGAAACAACCTAACGGAAACGATGAG GTCAGCTTGACTTTGAATGTATCTGCAAATTTGCAGTCCATGTTTACATGGAACACGAAACAG GTTTTTGTCTTTCTAGCAGCTGAGTATGAAACTCCTAAGAATAATCTCAATCAG GTATCTCTTTGGGATGGGATTATACCATCTAAAGAGCATGCAAAGTTTTGGATCCACACGACAAACAAATACCGCTTCACTGACCAG ggAAGCAATCTCCGCGGGAAAGAGTTCAATTTGACACTACACTGGCATGTTATGCCCAAGACCGGTAAGATGTTTGAAGACAAAATAGTCATGACTGGATACCGTCTTCCTCAAGAATACAGATGA